A single window of Calditrichota bacterium DNA harbors:
- a CDS encoding cellulase family glycosylhydrolase, with the protein MKKRHVVPIVGFLFVLLFSPIFGRAQFDPWKMVQKMGRGINLGNTLEAAKEGNWAAPAQEFYFDDYKDAGMTCVRIPVRWDQHTQVDSPYTVDSTWMARVEQVADWALDRGMVAIINAHHDDWLYENFPQNLPRFESIWRQIAEHFKDKPDNLVFEIINEPYFDLSKEQVDTLNRDILRIIRQTNPTRIVIITGGGKNSYQAPLQIDLPDDPYIMAYFHYYRPFSFTHGDQYTWGTADDRAEIRENFQEVADWSSTNHVPILLGEFGVNKDKDRSSLLAWYQTVVNEAVKHGFAFTVWDVGPGGRKVVYYRQANSWDIPVLNILTGQSVFGDSLPVLPATLQAENFDRGGQRIAYWDTDSVNALVYYRPDEGVEIDTNRTGGGYSVCFDHPGEWTEYTFQVDSAAQYVLTVYGGGTDQAKQIRLRFNWQSPGKEYALPPRQADGTFGSVSDTLHFEKEGNQLRITAVDSDVWVDKVQLTLLSGQNVTENLLLNPGFEKGTQYWNGNNCTLTPISAPVHSGSKALLVSGRKAAWSGPQQAVTDILNKKGPGRYTLSAFARAIGDTGVYGKVTVMLEYGGSKHYVGESTRLDTASWTKISATVSLDWQGTLTQAKFYVETINQYNGDFYVDDASLLLDSVYTAVESPATTIIPKAFTITNYPNPFNPETRILFHLPKAGQVTVTVFDLQGRRIRRLVHRRLIAGAHTVLWNGTNDDGQPVASGCYFAVLKTAEGQKVHKLLLLR; encoded by the coding sequence TGGTTTTCTATTTGTCCTTTTGTTTTCCCCAATCTTCGGACGCGCCCAGTTTGATCCCTGGAAAATGGTTCAAAAAATGGGGCGCGGGATTAATCTGGGCAATACACTTGAGGCTGCTAAGGAAGGCAATTGGGCTGCTCCGGCACAGGAATTTTATTTTGATGATTACAAGGATGCCGGTATGACCTGTGTACGCATTCCCGTGCGTTGGGATCAACACACGCAGGTCGATTCGCCCTACACCGTTGATTCCACCTGGATGGCACGGGTGGAACAGGTGGCCGATTGGGCGTTGGATCGCGGCATGGTGGCCATCATCAATGCCCACCACGACGATTGGCTGTACGAAAATTTTCCGCAAAACCTGCCGCGTTTCGAAAGCATCTGGCGGCAAATTGCCGAGCATTTCAAAGACAAACCGGACAATCTGGTTTTCGAGATCATTAACGAACCCTATTTCGATTTGTCCAAAGAACAGGTGGATACGCTAAACCGCGATATTCTGCGCATCATTCGCCAAACCAATCCCACGCGCATTGTCATCATCACCGGTGGCGGCAAAAATTCATATCAGGCGCCGTTGCAAATCGATCTGCCGGATGATCCGTACATCATGGCCTATTTTCATTACTATCGTCCGTTTTCGTTTACGCACGGAGATCAGTATACCTGGGGAACGGCAGACGACAGGGCCGAAATCCGCGAAAATTTTCAGGAAGTGGCCGATTGGTCGTCCACCAATCATGTTCCCATTCTTTTGGGAGAGTTCGGAGTCAATAAAGATAAAGATCGAAGCTCGCTTTTGGCCTGGTATCAAACGGTTGTGAACGAGGCCGTGAAGCACGGTTTTGCCTTTACGGTGTGGGATGTGGGCCCCGGCGGCAGAAAGGTCGTTTATTACCGGCAGGCGAATAGCTGGGACATTCCCGTGCTCAATATTCTTACCGGACAATCGGTTTTTGGCGATTCGCTTCCCGTTTTGCCGGCCACGCTGCAAGCCGAAAACTTCGATCGCGGCGGACAGAGGATTGCCTACTGGGATACCGATTCCGTGAATGCGCTGGTCTATTACCGTCCGGATGAAGGTGTGGAAATCGACACCAATCGTACGGGTGGCGGCTATTCCGTTTGCTTTGATCATCCTGGCGAATGGACGGAATACACGTTTCAGGTGGATTCGGCGGCGCAATATGTGCTGACCGTTTACGGTGGCGGCACCGATCAGGCGAAGCAAATCCGGTTGCGATTTAATTGGCAAAGTCCGGGTAAAGAGTATGCCCTTCCTCCGCGTCAGGCGGACGGAACCTTTGGCAGCGTTAGCGATACGCTGCATTTCGAGAAGGAAGGAAATCAACTGCGCATTACAGCTGTGGATAGTGACGTTTGGGTGGATAAGGTGCAATTGACCTTGCTCAGCGGTCAGAACGTGACGGAAAATTTGTTGCTAAATCCCGGCTTCGAAAAAGGCACCCAGTACTGGAACGGCAACAACTGCACGCTTACGCCGATTAGCGCGCCGGTGCATTCGGGCAGCAAAGCCTTGCTGGTTTCCGGGCGGAAAGCCGCCTGGTCCGGACCGCAACAAGCCGTTACCGATATTTTAAACAAAAAAGGTCCCGGCCGTTACACCTTAAGCGCCTTTGCCCGGGCCATTGGCGATACGGGCGTGTACGGCAAAGTGACCGTGATGCTGGAGTACGGCGGAAGCAAACATTACGTCGGAGAATCCACCCGTCTGGACACGGCCTCGTGGACAAAAATTTCCGCGACCGTTTCGCTGGATTGGCAGGGAACGTTAACGCAAGCCAAATTTTATGTGGAAACCATTAATCAATACAACGGCGATTTTTACGTGGACGACGCTTCTTTGCTGTTGGATTCTGTCTACACCGCCGTGGAAAGTCCGGCGACAACGATCATCCCGAAAGCGTTCACCATTACCAATTATCCGAACCCCTTTAATCCGGAAACCCGGATTCTTTTCCATCTGCCAAAAGCAGGGCAGGTGACGGTAACCGTTTTCGATTTGCAAGGGAGGCGCATTCGGCGGCTTGTGCACCGCCGCCTCATTGCGGGTGCACACACCGTTTTGTGGAACGGAACCAACGACGACGGCCAGCCCGTGGCATCCGGGTGTTA